The proteins below come from a single Panicum hallii strain FIL2 chromosome 7, PHallii_v3.1, whole genome shotgun sequence genomic window:
- the LOC112900603 gene encoding uncharacterized protein LOC112900603 — MPREDSSSSRKAIVSGGFGSSTATTGRLPFPLLTRTNYAAWTVRMKFILRTNGTWGVVDRGKKPTTEDVDEAQDQLALSIISQSIDDETLLRVTEKETAADVWAALRSMHVGVERVREARIQSLRLDFDNIKMSDAECMDDFAEKFMMLVGRIRELRDAMEEKYVVKKLLRAVSTKFINIASSMVLFNDINKMTMEEAIGSLKAHEELLKGREVQTEQQLLMVKGEDSARGRGRAQGSRDGGKDKSKVKCYNCQDYGHYAWECPKKGKEEKALLAQGYASDEPALL; from the coding sequence ATGCCGCGTGAAGATTCGTCATCAAGCAGAAAAGCCATTGTGAGCGGTGGCTTCGGCAgctcgacggcgacgacggGGAGGCTCCCGTTCCCGTTGCTGACAAGGACGAACTACGCAGCGTGGACTGTGAGGATGAAGTTCATTCTACGAACCAACGGCACATGGGGTGTCGTTGATCGTGGGAAGAAGCCAACAACCGAGGATGTCGATGAGGCCCAGGACCAGCTGGCCTTGTCGATCATCTCCCAGTCGATCGACGACGAGACGCTGCTGCGAGTCACAGAGAAGGAGACCGCCGCTGATGTGTGGGCGGCACTGCGCTCCATGCATGTGGGCGTCGAGCGTGTTCGGGAGGCAAGGATCCAATCCTTGAGGTTAGATTTTGATAATATTAAGATGAGTGATGCAGAGTGCATGGATGATTTCGCGGAAAAGTTCATGATGCTAGTTGGACGCATTCGTGAACTTAGAGATGCGATGGAAGAAAAGTACGTGGTGAAGAAGCTGCTGCGGGCTGTCTCCACCAAGTTCATCAATATTGCTTCATCGATGGTGCTGTTCAACGACATCAACAAGATGACCATGGAAGAGGCCATTGGGTCATTGAAGGCACATGAAGAGCTACTCAAGGGACGGGAGGTCCAAACAGAACAGCAGCTCCTGATGGTAAAAGGAGAAGACTCGGCGCGAGGTCGAGGTCGTGCACAAGGCAGCCGCGACGGAGGCAAAGACAAGAGCAAGGTAAAGTGCTACAACTGTCAAGATTATGGACATTATGCTTGGGAATGTCCTaagaaaggaaaggaggagAAGGCGCTGCTCGCGCAAGGCTACGCTAGCGACGAACCTGCTCTTCTCTGA
- the LOC112900604 gene encoding ankyrin repeat-containing protein At5g02620-like — protein sequence MAHRDPAVLLETTPEGNTCLHIASMEGHRQFCETVLSINGSLLAAVNKDGETPLLAAVRNGHDSLASYLLRWCRYLQLSGAVLKQDKDGWSALHHAIRGGHAKLALELMEAEPALSQAVNKDNESPMFIAVKNDCVEVFEKLAKTSNKYFNKRGGYGHNALHASVSVRKANSV from the exons ATGGCGCATCGTGACCCAGCCGTTCTGCTAGAAACCACTCCAGAGGGGAACACCTGCCTCCACATCGCCTCCATGGAAGGCCACCGGCAGTTCTGTGAGACTGTTCTGTCCATCAACGGGTCTCTCCTCGCCGCCGTGAACAAGGATGGGGAGacgccgctgctcgccgccgtGCGAAACGGCCATGACTCTTTGGCTTCTTATTTGCTCCGGTGGTGCCGCTATCTCCAGTTGAGCGGCGCAGTGTTGAAGCAAGACAAGGATGGGTGGAGCGCACTGCACCATGCCATCCGCGGCGGACACGCGAAGCTCGCGCTGGAACTGATGGAAGCGGAGCCTGCATTATCGCAAGCTGTAAACAAAGACAACGAGTCGCCGATGTTTATCGCCGTGAAGAATGATTGTGTAGAGGTGTTTGAGAAATTGGCAAAAACCTCTAATAAGTATTTTAATAAGAGGGGAGGATATGGCCACAACGCTCTGCATGCTAGCGTGAGCGTGAGAAAAGCCAATTCAG TTTAA
- the LOC112901469 gene encoding ankyrin repeat-containing protein NPR4-like, with amino-acid sequence MDTIQLMKAATTGDVEAMRRMDPAVLSERTPAGNTCLHIASIHGHQAFCQAVLDVDSHFLHLLAAVNADGETPLLVAVTSGHISLASFFLPLYKGPGLSDALTKQDKHECNALHHAIRSGHNKELALRLIAAAPSLSRAANKYGESPMFIAAMRDYQDDVLDRLLEIPDSADGGAGGNNALHAAVRNGNSGIAKKIIQARPQLAREEDVHNETPVHLAVLRGHVDVLRVLLEHDQTLGYLVCSDGTPLLNIAALRGYVSAAREILDHCPDTPYGKQNGSTCLHVAVQSDEMEFVNFVLTSQQLRKLVNMRDQNGMTALHHSVRKCMPKMLAALLRHPDIDVTVLTNKGSPATWLFDDAIKSAKSLQWNEVSMMLLNADPKRATNIYNLHKEIKDKITDESRKIVKSLTETYTRNTSIVAILMASITFTAALTLSGWYRSDAAGSQGLPIMAKKFAFQAFLISDTLAMCSSLSVAFICVIARWEDFEFLLYYRSMTNKIMWFAYMATSTAFATGLYTVLAPRLLPLAIAICCLPVLLPILTMLLGRWPVLRLQFRLGRSFKSDLLDMV; translated from the exons ATGGATACAATTCAACTGATGAAAGCAGCCACCACTGGTGATGTTGAAGCAATGAGACGCATGGACCCAGCCGTGCTGTCTGAAAGGACTCCAGCGGGGAACACCTGCCTCCACATCGCCTCCATCCATGGCCACCAGGCGTTCTGCCAGGCCGTTCTGGACGTGGACAGCCATTtcctccacctcctcgccgccgtcaaCGCCGACGGGGAGACACCGCTGCTTGTCGCTGTGACAAGCGGGCATATCTCTTTGGCATCCTTCTTTCTTCCGCTGTATAAAGGCCCTGGACTGAGCGACGCACTCACGAAGCAGGACAAGCACGAATGCAATGCGCTGCACCATGCCATCCGCAGCGGCCATAATAAGGAGCTCGCGCTGCGCTTGATAGCAGCAGCGCCTTCGTTGTCACGTGCTGCGAACAAGTATGGCGAGTCGCCCATGTTCATAGCCGCTATGAGAGATTACCAAGACGACGTCTTGGACAGGCTACTGGAAATTCCTGACTCTGCCGATGGGGGAGCCGGTGGTAACAATGCTCTTCATGCTGCCGTAAGAAATGGCAACTCAG GTATTGCCAAGAAAATTATTCAGGCACGTCCTCAGCTAGCCCGAGAAGAAGATGTGCACAACGAGACCCCAGTGCACCTCGCCGTACTTCGGGGCCATGTGGATGTCTTGAGAGTATTGTTGGAGCACGACCAGACTTTAGGCTACCTTGTCTGCTCGGACGGCACTCCTCTCCTTAACATTGCCGCACTTCGCGGCTATGTTAGTGCCGCTCGAGAGATCCTTGACCATTGTCCAGATACCCCGTATGGAAAACAAAATGGCTCGACATGTCTCCACGTGGCTGTACAGAGTGATGAGATGGAGTTTGTCAATTTTGTCCTGACCTCGCAGCAACTTCGTAAACTCGTTAACATGCGAGATCAGAATGGGATGACTGCGCTTCATCACTCAGTCCGGAAGTGCATGCCCAAGATGCTCGCGGCTTTGCTGCGTCACCCCGACATAGACGTCACAGTGCTTACCAACAAAGGATCCCCGGCAACCTGGTTATTCGATGATGCCATCAAGAGCGCCAAGTCCTTACAGTGG AATGAAGTGTCCATGATGTTGCTGAATGCTGACCCCAAAAGAGCCACAAATATTTATAATCTTCATAAGGAAATAAAGGATAAAATAACTGATGAGTCAAGGAAGATTGTCAAATCTTTGACGGAAACATACACAAGAAACACTTCTATAGTGGCAATCCTCATGGCGTCAATCACCTTTACAGCAGCTTTAACATTGTCTGGATGGTACAGAAGTGATGCCGCTGGAAGCCAGGGGCTTCCTATCATGGCAAAAAAGTTTGCATTTCAAGCATTCTTGATCTCTGACACCTTGGCAATGTGCTCCTCACTTTCTGTTGCCTTCATATGCGTCATAGCAAGGTGGGAGGATTTTGAGTTCTTGCTTTACTACAGATCTATGACAAACAAGATTATGTGGTTTGCATACATGGCAACCAGCACGGCATTCGCAACTGGTTTATACACAGTTTTGGCCCCACGTCTGCTACCATTGGCTATTGCGATCTGCTGTCTTCCTGTTTTACTGCCCATTTTGACCATGCTGCTTGGTAGATGGCCTGTCCTGAGGCTCCAGTTTAGGTTGGGTCGATCATTCAAGTCCGACCTTCTTGACATGGTTTGA